In the Thermogemmatispora onikobensis genome, GTCTCGACGTCAACCTGGCTTACGTCGGCCTCGCGTGGGAGGCAGACCTCCTGCATCCCTTCCCCATGTCTCAGGCATTACCCTGAGCGTTTGAGTACTATGGATGCTCCGTCACCATGCACCTTACGGTGTTTAGGTGATCCCCCAGTTGCACTTCTGCTCTGCTCCGGGTTTAGGTGCCTCGTTCGCCGCCGCACTCGCCTGGACGCCGCGCGCCTGACGAGAGCCTCGCTGGAGAAGCGGTTGCCAGCCCTCCAAATTACGACTGGCAATCCAGCGAAGCGGGCGACTGAGGTTCAAGCAATCCAGCCTTCACCATGCCCGGCCTAGCTGCCCGGTGGGCGTATCACCAGCTGTTGCTCGTGGCGCAGGTCACCGGACTTTTCGACCATGCTGTTGTCCCCGCCCCCTTTCGGGGGCCAGGTGAGGTCGTGCTTTAATCACACCCGCTTCAGTGATGTTGCGCTACCGCAACAAGAGCAGAAGCACCACAGGGGCGCGCTTTGGAGACCGCTGCTCTACCGATTGAGCTACACCCCTGTACACGGGCCACCGGACTTGATTTGTCAGCGGCTCGGCGGAGAGGGTGGGATTCGAACCCACGAGGGACTTTTGATCCCTAGCGGTTTAGCAAACCGCCGCACTAGGCCTCTATGCGACCTCTCCTTGTGAGTTCAGGGTTCCTCTGCGATTGTCATCACAAGGATACTCCACTTCTTGTGAATTGTCAAGCCCCTTCCCTCGTTGGCTCTCAAGGCTGGGGGGTCCTGATCTATCCTGCCCGGCTCTTCGAGGTCAGGTTGCCCGCCCGCTGGGAGGGAGGGGGCTGGCGTCCGCTCTCTGGCGTTTGCGGGCGCATGTACCAGGAATTTTGGATGGTCATGCTGCACACTGTGCGAAGTGGTGAGTATACTTAATATTGTTGGCAAGAATTGCAAGAAACGCACGATGCTGAGCTGATTGTGAGTGCCCGGCGCGACCTGGTAAAGAGAGGATAACGAAGCGATGCTGGGGCAATTCAACATCGGCTACGGGGTCCGCCAGATTCCGCTGCCCGCGCGGGCGCTAGCCTGGTTCTGTGCGCTGGCTATCCTGGTTTGGGTTTCGGGCGGCTTCCCGCCTCATGCCTGGTTGCTGCTCTGGCAGACGCTCCAGCAGCTGCCAGTGCTCTGGGCGGCCCGCGGTCCCGCTCTTCTTCCCCCTTTAGTGGGATTGGTTATCCTGGCCCTGCTGCTGGTCGCGGCCTGGATAGGGCTATTGCTGGCTGGCTGGCGTCTCCTGCGGACCTGCTGGACCTCCTGGCAGGAGCGTCGGCTGCTCAAGCAGGAGCTTGAGCAGTTGCGCGAAGCTGAGGTCCAGGCGACCCGGGCCGCGAGGCGCTATCAACCCGGCGCCGGGGAACGGTCCCGTTCGCAACCGTTATCGGCCTACGGCGGAGCGCCTCCTTCCCACACTCCCTGGGCTGGCTCTTCTGACTCGCTCTCACACCCGCCGGTTTCCGTCCCAGCTTCCTCTCCCGGTGTTGAGGCGAGTGTCGCCCCTTCTCTGGAGTCGCGGCGCGCTCTTTGGGCCGATTTCCCTACGCAGGTCGATCTCTCTCTCTCGTCCCCACCTGCTCTCTCCGCGCTGATGGCGGCCCCCACCGAGGAGCAGCTCGCCTTTCCCACCGCTGCAGAGGCCCAGGTCTTTGAGACTCCCACCACTGATAGGCCAACCTCAGTGGAGAAGAGTATTGGTGGACAACGTACGGAGACGCTGACGGGCCTGCCGCCGAAAGGAGCGCTGGTCATTCGTATGGGGGCGATCACCGACCCCGGCCTCAAGCGTAAGCATAAGCCCAATGAAGATAACCTGGTTGCTATTCAGCAGCAACGTACCCATAGTGGCCAGACCTTCGGCCTCTGTGTGGTGGCTGATGGAATGGGTGGCCATTCCAATGGCCGTGAGGCGAGTCGTCTGGTGGTCGAGACCTTTTGCGAGCTGGCCCTGCCCGCGCTGACGAATTCGATCGAGAACGATGAGGCTTTCTTGACTGGCGTTCTGGTTGATGCGCTGCAACACGCGAATCTGAAGCTCTACCAGCGCAATCGCGCCGAGAAGGCCGATATGGGAACAACAGTGACGGCGGCCTTGCTGCTCGATAGGATGGCCTACGTGCTGAATGTAGGCGATAGTCGAACATATCTCTATCGTCCGGCAACGGGCCTGACCCAGGTCACGCAAGATCATTCGGTCGTGGCGCGCTTACTGAGTGCAGGCTCTATTTCGCGTGAGGATGTCTATCGTCATCCGCAGCGCAATCAGATTTATCGCTGCCTGGGGGATCGTGCGGCGGTCGAGGTCGATGTCTTTGCCGTGCCTTTGCTGAGGGGCGATAAGCTGCTCCTGTGTTCAGATGGCTTGTGGGAGATGGTGCGCGATCCTCAGATTGAGCATCTGCTGGGCCTCAATGCTGATCCTGTGACGATTTGTCAGTGTCTGCTGCAGGCGGCACTCGACGGCGGCGGCGATGATAATGTGAGTGTCATCGTGGTCGAGGTGCTACAGGTCGCGGCCTGAAGCTGGACCGACCCCTGGCCTTCTGGGGCGGGATGAGCTGGCTGTACCTCTATTGTCTGTCTGGCTGTCTGGTATCTTCCTGATGTTCCCTCTGCTTATTGGCTTCCTCCGTCGCGGAGTCTTTCGGCGCCTGCGGTGGGCGCATTGGCTCTTGGAGAACGGTCATCGGGAGATGCAAGCGATCGAGCGAAGGTGTAGAATGAACGGGGAAGTCGTCAAATCGGCCAGACTGGCACGATCTGGCTGCCCTGTCTGGCCGGCTGATCCTGGCGCTGACTGCCGGTCGCGATGCAGGAAAGACCGTGCTCCTTTGGTTGGGGAGCCTGGCGAGGCGAGAGGGAGGCCGAGCGATGACAGTCTGGATTGGTACCTCTGGCTGGCTCTATCCGCACTGGGTGGGCCGCTTCTATCCGCCTGATTTGCCTGCACAGGAGTATCTGCCCTATTATGCCCGACATTTTGCCACGGTCGAGATTAATAGGAGCTTCTATCGCCTGCCCTCGCCTTCGCAGTTTGCTCTGTGGGCCGAGCAGGTGGGCTTTCATC is a window encoding:
- a CDS encoding PP2C family protein-serine/threonine phosphatase, with product MLGQFNIGYGVRQIPLPARALAWFCALAILVWVSGGFPPHAWLLLWQTLQQLPVLWAARGPALLPPLVGLVILALLLVAAWIGLLLAGWRLLRTCWTSWQERRLLKQELEQLREAEVQATRAARRYQPGAGERSRSQPLSAYGGAPPSHTPWAGSSDSLSHPPVSVPASSPGVEASVAPSLESRRALWADFPTQVDLSLSSPPALSALMAAPTEEQLAFPTAAEAQVFETPTTDRPTSVEKSIGGQRTETLTGLPPKGALVIRMGAITDPGLKRKHKPNEDNLVAIQQQRTHSGQTFGLCVVADGMGGHSNGREASRLVVETFCELALPALTNSIENDEAFLTGVLVDALQHANLKLYQRNRAEKADMGTTVTAALLLDRMAYVLNVGDSRTYLYRPATGLTQVTQDHSVVARLLSAGSISREDVYRHPQRNQIYRCLGDRAAVEVDVFAVPLLRGDKLLLCSDGLWEMVRDPQIEHLLGLNADPVTICQCLLQAALDGGGDDNVSVIVVEVLQVAA